A segment of the Neochlamydia sp. S13 genome:
CTTTTTCTTTTTAGCCGCCCTACATCTGCTTTTTCTAGTGGTTCAATTAACTTAATCAGATCCTCCATTAAAGTTCCTCTAAGTACAGTTAAAGAACCTCTTTTCTTAACAGCTCCTTCTACTCTCACTGTAATGTATTCTTTGTAAGGTACTTTGATTAATTGGCTGTTGTTGACTTTTTTATTTAAAGAAATCTTACTTAGGTCCGCCTCAAGAAGAACTTTAGCTTGCTCTAAAACATTCGCTAAAGTAGCTGTTTTTTCAACGTTATATAAGCCTGGATACTCAACAGCTCCTTCTACACGTACAGTCTGATGTCTATTATATAAGTGATGAGGCTCAGAATATTTTCTAGAAGATAAAAACCGATGCTTATGAGTCAGGCAGGTCAATACGATCATAAATAAAATCAAGCAGATAATAACGACCCACTCACGCTTAGGAAGATTTTCTTTTGGAGCCATACTGTGCATACCTACCTTTTAATCTCCTGATTAGTTCAATCCCTGCATTTTTGGTAATATAAAGCCTTGTATTTAGCTATCCTCGGAAGACCTGGACTTGCTGCCGCTATAAAAGCCAGGTGTCACGTTTAGCTCCTCTATCTATGTTTCAATAAACTTCTCTACCATTTTCTTCCATTTTTGTCTTTAAATAAGCCAGCTTAAGTTTTTGTTTGAAGACATCTGAAGCAAGTAAACCTCCTCTCAAAATCTATAAAGAATGTTTATATAAAGGTGTCAGAAAAATTTTTTAAGAAGCCGCTACCTCTCTATGATGTGTTATGAATTGCAAATAAGTGAATCAGAGTTTTTGCTTAATTAGATTAAATTTCTACTGCAAGCTAAAGGAGATGTCAAAATTAAAAAACGAGAAATCTAAATTTTTTGCAACTAGGGTAACAGGCTGAAGCAAGACACGAAGGAAAAGCTGCCAAGGAGGGGCCAATCTGCTCATGAAATATTTATCATTATGGCGATTAAAGAAAAGAGCCTTTCTTTTTTTTTACTTTCCATGAATGTGGGTAAGCGGTTGGGATTAGATAGATAGGCTTTTGTATTCTGCTTATCGCAAAGGCTTTTGACCGCTTTACTTTTTTACCTATGCCTGGGTACAAGATGCTAGGCATTAATCTAACTTTACTTCATCATTACCTTAAAAGCTCGATCATCTACTTAGGAAGTGACTCTCTAACTCGGCAATAATTGAGGAAGTATGGTAAAGGTTTTTCTTTCTTTTTGATTGGACTTAACCCATCTGAGAATAGGGTATGGCTGGGATATTAAAATTACGATATAAAATTTTCTAAACTGTAGTAACAAGCATCAAAATTCAGCCCATTCCTCTTCTAATTTAGCTTAAAGATCGTGCAGCCATAAACCTTTAAATGATACGTAAAGTTTTAAGTCCTTGTTTTTCCCGCTCATAAAACAGGCTTTTTTCAGATTAGAGCAAGGAGAAGCGTGCATTCGTCTAGTGCCAAGCTACCTTAGAGATCCTATAGGCCTGATTTAAACCAAGCTGTCATGTAGCTTATCACCT
Coding sequences within it:
- a CDS encoding SLBB domain-containing protein, yielding MAPKENLPKREWVVIICLILFMIVLTCLTHKHRFLSSRKYSEPHHLYNRHQTVRVEGAVEYPGLYNVEKTATLANVLEQAKVLLEADLSKISLNKKVNNSQLIKVPYKEYITVRVEGAVKKRGSLTVLRGTLMEDLIKLIEPLEKADVGRLKRKRKLRDGEIIKVLIKEKLLRDNCKGECKSLE